Below is a window of Leptolyngbya sp. CCY15150 DNA.
GGCTCTACCGCAGACTTGGGCACGGTGACGACATCTATGGACTCACCCAGTACATTGAACACTTCGAGGATATAACCTTCTTCGATGCCGTCTGGGTCGGGAACAGTGTCAATCAACGTGGCGATATCTCCTCGCTTGAGGTTGTAGTCGGGAAAGTCTCGATTGAGTGAGATGCGGCTATACAGGGCAATAGAGAGGTTGTTCATCGTTTGGGCTTCAGAGTAACAAATTGAACTATTCCGTCTACAGTGCGTTCTATCCAAACCGTAACCGCTGCAAGGGTACCGTTAGGGCCAATGAGAGGGCCTTCGACGAGGTAGTAGATACCATATTTGTTCTGGCGATCTGGAACCGCATCGTGAGTTTGAACTAGGTTCAGAATGGCTTGTTTCAGAAGGTCGGGGTTGGTGGTGTTGAATCCAGCCTGAGCCAAAAATTTAGATTTGTCGTCTTCCCGGCGGGGAACCAGTAGGTATTGGATGAGCTTGGCATCTGGAATGATGATAGTACCTTGCAGTTTCATAGATATTCACGATCCAGCCTGGCAATAAACACCACTCAGAACAGCCAGGAAACTCGCAAGCGACGCCACACACAACTCATTTCCATAAGGTTCAAGGAATTTCTCACCTCAGTATAGCCGCGCGTCTGGCTCATGAGGCAATCTTAGATCTTCTATGGTTGTCGTCACCTGGCTAGGGGCTTCGACAGACTCAGTCCGAACGGCAACGTCATCCAAATCACGTAGATACTAAAATTTCACCACAAACCGCATCCGTCTTGTCCAGGTTTCACAGCCTCCTCTAAGGTTTACCCTCTAGAATGAGCCGTAGCGATTTTTAGGATCCTCAGCCTGCCTCTAGACAAAGCCCCATAGACTCTGGATAAACGAGACGTCTGACCCTAGACCCATACCTCTGGATGCGATCGCCATCGGCCTGGCTGAGGCATGGGGATATGACCAGGCTAGACGTTTTCTTCCTATCCAAGCGTCTATCGGTGCCGAGTTAATGAGGGCAGAGCAACGGAGGGCAAACATCATCCGGTTGATCATCCGTCAGAACAGGAAGAATCATGGAAGCGAAAGACTTGACTGCACTCATCCATCCCATGCTGGCCGTGGTGGTGGTATTTCCCTTAATTGGCATGGTGGTACGGTTGGCCGTGCTCACCCGCCAGCGACGGCTGCAGGTCGCCGATCATCAAAAGAGTAAAATTGCGCCCGCCACCGGCCCCGATCATCTACAGCTTGGTCGTTGGTTGTCCGCTTGGGTGGTGGCGATCACGCTAATTGCTTTACTCTATTCCATCGTCGTGAAGTCGATCTTACCTAACCAACTTTGGAGCGCCGATCCCTTTAAGTTTGTTTTTCTTATTCTCTTATTTGTCGCTACGATCGCCTCGTTTGTATTGTTATACATAGCAAAACCACCCCTCTGGCGCGGCATCTTTGCCACCTTGACCGGGATGGGATTGGTGATCCTCGGCTGCCAAGATGGTGTGTTTCGACGAGGCTATGAGTGGTATACCTCGCACTACTATTACGGGATTATCGCAGCGCTTTTGATGGTGTTTTCCCTGGCGATCGTGGCAGATATCTACAAAGATCGCCAACACCGCTGGCGCAGAGCCCACATGGTCTTGAATAGCATCGCGGTGCTGTTGTTTATAGGGCAGGGGTTCACGGGCACCCGAGATCTCTTGGAAATTCCCCTCAGTTGGCAAATGCCTTACATTTACCAGTGCGACTTTGAGAATCTCACCTGTCCACAGCCTAGCGATGGTGAAGGCGGTTGATCCACGGGCGATCGCTCCCTGGTTTTCACCAATCCAGAGCAGCGATCGCCCCTAGGTCTAACTGCGCGGTTCTACGCCAAACTTCTCCACGAGGGCATCCCGCACATTCCGATGGGTGGTTTCTACGTCTTCATCGGTTAAGGTGCGATCGCTGGCCCGGTAGACCAAACGGAAGGCCAAACTGCGCTTGCCGTCGGGGACGTTTTGCCCGCGATAGTCATCAAACAGAGCCACCGACTCTAGCAATGTGCCGCCCGCCTTTAGCATCACCCGCTCTAACTCCACCACCGACGTTTGCAGCGACGCATAGAAGGCAATATCGCGATCGGAGGCAGGATAGACCGAGTAGGGCTGGAAAATCGGCATCACCAGCTCTTCTCGGTTCATCTCATCAAGAATGGCATCGAGATCCAGCTCAAATCCATAGACTTCGTTGGGCAGCCCCCGCTGTTCACAGATCTGGGGATGGAGCTGTCCAAAGGTGCCCAGCCGATTGCCATGGATCCATAGGGAGGCTGTCCGTCCAGGATGCAGCAAGCTATTGCGGCGATCGGGTTGATATTCCACCGCCAAGCCTAGGCGGTTAAACAAACTATCAAGAACGCCCTTAGCCTCATACCAGGTCATGGGCGTTTCTTGCCCACTGGTCGTCCAGCGGTTCTGACGAGCGTCACCGCCCAAAATGCCGCCCACCCGATCCATTTCATCAAACCCGTCTTCGTCGCGCCAAAACACGCGCCCGATCTCAAACCCATTCAGGGCACCATTCCCCTGCTCTAGGTTGTACTGAAAGGCATCCATCAACCCCGGCAGTAGTTCCGTCCGCAAGGCGGAATACTCCACCAGCAGCGGATTAGCTAGGGCCACCTGATTGCCAGACTCGGCTTTGACCAACGAGTAATGAATCAGTTCTGTGAGCCCCACGGCCTGGCAGGCAGCCTTCAGCTTACGCACCACGGTCTGCTCAAAGGAAAGGTAGCCCGCTTCGCTTTTATCGGGGAGGGTCTCGCAAAAGTTGTTGTAGCCGTGGAGGCGAGCTACTTCTTCAATCAGGTCAATTTCGCGCTGCAGGTCGCGATCGCGGTAGGGCGGAATGGAGACCTGCCATTCGCCGTCGTTGTCGGTTGCCGCTAGGTCGCAGCCTAGGGCCGTAAGAATCCGCTCAATATCGGCAGCTTGCAGTTCCCCGACCTCCGTGGCGTCGCCGTCTTTATCTCGGGTCACCACCGTCGGGCCGAGGATATCGTTCACCCGTTCGAGGCGCAGGGTGACGATGCGCTGGGTCTGATCGGGGCGATCGTCCATGAGGGCCTGGTCACCCACGGTGCCTCCCGCCAGATCTGCGATCAGGTGCAGGGCTCGCTGGGCAGCGATCGCCAACCCAGCAGGATTGACGCCACGCTCATAGCGCGAGGAAGCCTCGGTGCGCAGGGATTGACTGCGGGCCGAGCGACGAATGGTGGCTGGATCAAACCAGGCCGCTTCCAGCACTAGGTTTTGAGTCTCGCCATGAACCTCCGTCTCAGCTCCGCCCATCACCCCCGCCAGGGCCACGGGATGGTCGTTGGCGGTAATCACCAAAGCCTGAGAGGACAGCGATCGCTCCTGCCCATCCAAGGTCGTTAGGGTTTCATCCCCCTGGGCAAAGCGTACGCCAAGCTGCACCTCTGGGCTACCGGTCACGGTCTGTAAGCGATCGGCATCAAAGGCATGGAGCGGCTGCCCCCACTCCAGCAAGACATAGTTGGTGATATCCACCACGTTATTGATCGGACGGGTGCCCGCCGCCTGCAGCCGCTGCTGTAGCCACTTGGGCGACGGAGCAATCTGCACGGACTGAATCCGGGTGCCTTGGTAGATGGGACAGGCCTCCCGTTCCGCGATCGCTAGCGTGATGGATGTACCTGTCGTTGTGTCCACCGACGGCACCTCCGGCAAATGCAGCGCCGCACCGGTAATGGCCGCCACTTCTCGGGCAATGCCCACCATGCTCAAGGCATCGGCGCGGTTGGCGGTGGAGGTGAGGTCTAGCACCACATCATCAAGGCCTAGGTAGGGTCGAACATCTTGACCGGGCTTCAGCCCATCGCCGGTGAAAACGTGAATGCCGTCCGACTCTTTTTCCAAGCCCAGTTCACTCAAGGAGCAGATCATGCCCTCCGACGGCACGCCCCGCAGTTTCCGAGGACGAATTTTCAGGTCTACCTTAGGCAAATAGCTGCCCACCGTTGCAACGGGCACAAAGAGGTTAGCCTGCACATTGGCCGCACCACAGACAATCGTTGAGGGCTGGTCAGCACCAATGTCCACCTGGCAGACGCTGAGCTTATCGGCATCGGGGTGGGGGTCTCGCTGGAGAACGCGCCCAATGACCACCCCATCTGCCCAGGTGCGTCGGTCTTCGATGTCTTCAACTTCGAAGCCAGCCATTGTTAGCACATCGGCTAATTCTTCGGGAGATAGAGTGATGTCAACTAGTTCGTTCAACCAGTTCAAGGAGATACGCATGGCTGTGCTTTAGATGTGATCGGATGGATGTGGACGTTGGTGGGTTGACCAACGCAGAACTTGAGTCCCGCGTCTTTCAGTCTTAGGGCATGGGAGCCAACCCGCATGGACTAGGCTCCGAGGCTCATCGTCTCTGCCCTAAGCCCTTGGGCTAGAACCCCGCAGGTTGCGCTGGGATCCCGCAGGTGACGACCAGCGCTGCACGACCCATTAGGGATGTCGCTCAACTCACGCTGCTGGTCTGCAGGACAAACCTTCCCTAGCGTATTCTACCGTTGAACCGCCGTCTGCCGCGCTGCTGACTGGAGAGCTGCAGCAAACTCAACGGATCATGACTGCAAGCGATCGCTTCTGCCATCCATAGGGTCATCTATCACTACCTCAGTCAGCCCCTACCTCCATCCATAGGATCATCCATCACTACTTCCATCCATTGCTACGGAGCCAGGCAACTCTCCCAGCACAAATCTTGGTCATTACGTATATTTACGCAGGCTTCACATAGTCTTCAAACCTTGGATCAGGAATTAGAATGTATTGTTTGTATCACTTTAATGACAGGCGGGAACACTAAGCCTAGTCTTGGTAGTCAATACAACCAGGGGATACTAGCCCTCCCGTTCAAGATGGTGCAGCTTGTATATCGAAGTAGTGGTCGCGATCGCTCAGTTACGAAAATCACTCTGTCCATACGGAATATCTGCCCGCCTGCTATCCTGAAACACCGGTGATACTGTACTCAATCGAGAATGTTACAGGCGATCGTAGACTAGACAAACCAAGGGCATCTCCTCCAGACCCTGGAGGGCAGGTGGAATGAGTATCAGGAGTCCAACTCGTAGGGGTTGAGCTAGATACTGACTCTCAGGCGAAGCTGGTTCTCAGGCGAATCATTATCTTAAATTGTTTCACGAGGTCAAACCGTTATGAACATTTTTCAACGCTCGGCTGTTGTGTTAGCAACCTGCGCAATGACCACTGGTGCAATGGCAACGGTGGTGCAGCCAGCTCGGGCAGACTACCAATCCTTCAACCTTGCCCCAGGCTTCACGCCCGATCCTCAAGTTGGTACCGGTCTCTCAGGCGGCTCCCATCGCACCGCAGACTGCGGTTTTACCGATTTGCCCTCTGCCCCCGACCACGTTTTGACGGTGACGCGTCCCTTTAGCTTCCTCCGCGCATCCGTAGAAGCTCCCGGAGATGTGACGCTGTTGGTGGATGGCCCAGATGGCCGCTACTGTTCTGATGATGTGAATGGTTTGATGCCAGAAATTTCCGGCTCTTGGCCCGCTGGCACCTACTATATCTGGATTGGTGATTTTGTCGGCAACCCGGCAGGAGCTTACCGCTATCAGCTCTTCCTGAGCGAATTCTAGAGGTCGAGCGATCGCAGGAGCATCTCCGCAACTCCCGCCCGCTACCCCAACAAACCAACGAGGAGGACGCCATGACGGCTCCTCCTCGTTTTGTTGATGCAGGTGTTGTAGAATAGCAGTCCTCACGCTAGAGAACTCAACCCTTAGGGCGCAGCACCGGTCACCGCTTGGAGCCTAGCCCGCGCCCGCTTCAGCGCTTGCTTAGCCTGGATTTTTTCTTGACGGTTGTCGCTGCTTTCAACTTGCTTAGCCTTGGCCTCAGCCGCATCGTAGGTGCTACGAGCTTCTTCGGGATCAATGGAGTCGCCGCGCTCTGCACCATTCACCAAAATGGTGACTTCGTTGCTTTCCACTTCAGCAAAACCACCCATGAGGGCGATCGCCACCCAGCTTTTCTCAGACCGGACGCGCATGACGCCCGTATCCAGCGCTGTCAGCAAAGGTGCGTGTCCACCCAAGATGCCCAGTTGCCCTGTCGTACTGGGCAGGATGACCTCTTCCGCATCCGAGTCCCAGACCGTTTTATCAGGAGCAATGACTCGAACAGTTAATGCCATGATCTTTTGTCACACTAAAATAGTACATATGAATAGGGGCTGAGGGTTGCCCAAGCCCGTCCCTCAGCCCAGCAGGGAATCTTAGCCCTGAGCCTTCATCTTCTCAGCCTTAGCGATCGCTTCGTTGATATCGCCGACTAGGTAGAACGCTTGCTCAGGCAGGTCATCCAGTTCACCACCCAGAATCATGTTGAAGCCCTTGATGGTGTCTTCCAACTTGACGTACTTACCAGGAGAGCCGGTGAAGACTTCTGCCACGAAGAAGGGCTGGGATAGGAAGCGCTCAATCTTCCGAGCCCGCGCCACGATCAAGCGGTCTTCTTCCGACAATTCATCCAAACCAAGAATGGCAATGATGTCTTGCAGCTCTTTGTAGCGCTGCAGGGTAGACTGCACGTTCCGAGCGGTTTGGTAGTGCTCTTCACCCACGATGGAGGGCTGCAGCATGGTGGAGGCAGAATCTAGGGGATCCACAGCAGGATAAATGCCCTTGGAGGCTAGACCCCGAGAGAGCACCGTGGTTCCATCCAAGTGAGCAAAGGTGGTGGCAGGAGCAGGGTCCGTCAAGTCATCCGCCGGTACGTAGACTGCTTGGATCGAGGTGATCGAACCTTCGGTGGTGGAGGTGATGCGCTCTTGCAGGTCACCCACGTCGGTACCCAGGGTTGGCTGGTAGCCCACAGCAGACGGCATCCGACCTAGCAGTGCGGATACTTCAGAACCGGCTTGCACAAACCGGAAGATGTTGTCCACAAACAGCAACACGTCTTGCTTGTTGGTGTCGCGGAAGTATTCAGCCATGGTCAAAGCCGATAGACCCACCCGCATCCGGGCTCCGGGGGGCTCGTTCATTTGACCGTAGACAAGGGCAATTTTCGAGTCGTTGAGGTTATCGGGGTTGATCACCTTGGACTCGATCATTTCGTTGTAAAGGTCATTACCTTCGCGGGTGCGTTCGCCCACGCCAGCAAACACGGATACGCCACCGTGTTGGGTAGCAATGT
It encodes the following:
- a CDS encoding DUF4926 domain-containing protein; the protein is MNNLSIALYSRISLNRDFPDYNLKRGDIATLIDTVPDPDGIEEGYILEVFNVLGESIDVVTVPKSAVEPLRSDEVPQVRSLQVTKPHL
- a CDS encoding DUF6883 domain-containing protein, producing MKLQGTIIIPDAKLIQYLLVPRREDDKSKFLAQAGFNTTNPDLLKQAILNLVQTHDAVPDRQNKYGIYYLVEGPLIGPNGTLAAVTVWIERTVDGIVQFVTLKPKR
- a CDS encoding DUF4079 domain-containing protein, giving the protein MEAKDLTALIHPMLAVVVVFPLIGMVVRLAVLTRQRRLQVADHQKSKIAPATGPDHLQLGRWLSAWVVAITLIALLYSIVVKSILPNQLWSADPFKFVFLILLFVATIASFVLLYIAKPPLWRGIFATLTGMGLVILGCQDGVFRRGYEWYTSHYYYGIIAALLMVFSLAIVADIYKDRQHRWRRAHMVLNSIAVLLFIGQGFTGTRDLLEIPLSWQMPYIYQCDFENLTCPQPSDGEGG
- the pheT gene encoding phenylalanine--tRNA ligase subunit beta; amino-acid sequence: MRISLNWLNELVDITLSPEELADVLTMAGFEVEDIEDRRTWADGVVIGRVLQRDPHPDADKLSVCQVDIGADQPSTIVCGAANVQANLFVPVATVGSYLPKVDLKIRPRKLRGVPSEGMICSLSELGLEKESDGIHVFTGDGLKPGQDVRPYLGLDDVVLDLTSTANRADALSMVGIAREVAAITGAALHLPEVPSVDTTTGTSITLAIAEREACPIYQGTRIQSVQIAPSPKWLQQRLQAAGTRPINNVVDITNYVLLEWGQPLHAFDADRLQTVTGSPEVQLGVRFAQGDETLTTLDGQERSLSSQALVITANDHPVALAGVMGGAETEVHGETQNLVLEAAWFDPATIRRSARSQSLRTEASSRYERGVNPAGLAIAAQRALHLIADLAGGTVGDQALMDDRPDQTQRIVTLRLERVNDILGPTVVTRDKDGDATEVGELQAADIERILTALGCDLAATDNDGEWQVSIPPYRDRDLQREIDLIEEVARLHGYNNFCETLPDKSEAGYLSFEQTVVRKLKAACQAVGLTELIHYSLVKAESGNQVALANPLLVEYSALRTELLPGLMDAFQYNLEQGNGALNGFEIGRVFWRDEDGFDEMDRVGGILGGDARQNRWTTSGQETPMTWYEAKGVLDSLFNRLGLAVEYQPDRRNSLLHPGRTASLWIHGNRLGTFGQLHPQICEQRGLPNEVYGFELDLDAILDEMNREELVMPIFQPYSVYPASDRDIAFYASLQTSVVELERVMLKAGGTLLESVALFDDYRGQNVPDGKRSLAFRLVYRASDRTLTDEDVETTHRNVRDALVEKFGVEPRS
- the atpC gene encoding ATP synthase F1 subunit epsilon; this encodes MALTVRVIAPDKTVWDSDAEEVILPSTTGQLGILGGHAPLLTALDTGVMRVRSEKSWVAIALMGGFAEVESNEVTILVNGAERGDSIDPEEARSTYDAAEAKAKQVESSDNRQEKIQAKQALKRARARLQAVTGAAP
- the atpD gene encoding F0F1 ATP synthase subunit beta; translation: MVTTAEKTNVGYVTQVIGPVVDIKFNSGELPRIYNALTIKGTNTAGQEVSVTCEVQQLLGDSQVRSVAMSSTDGLIRGMEVVDTGAPISVPVGTATLGRIFNVLGEPVDRKGPVGNEQTSPIHREAPKLTDLETTPSVFETGIKVIDLLTPYRRGGKIGLFGGAGVGKTVIMMELINNIATQHGGVSVFAGVGERTREGNDLYNEMIESKVINPDNLNDSKIALVYGQMNEPPGARMRVGLSALTMAEYFRDTNKQDVLLFVDNIFRFVQAGSEVSALLGRMPSAVGYQPTLGTDVGDLQERITSTTEGSITSIQAVYVPADDLTDPAPATTFAHLDGTTVLSRGLASKGIYPAVDPLDSASTMLQPSIVGEEHYQTARNVQSTLQRYKELQDIIAILGLDELSEEDRLIVARARKIERFLSQPFFVAEVFTGSPGKYVKLEDTIKGFNMILGGELDDLPEQAFYLVGDINEAIAKAEKMKAQG